The DNA region GCGAAAAAGGCCCGGGCGGCTTGGTCGTAGGCAGAGAGCGTCCGGGCCTTGCGGACGGCCCGGAGAAAGGCATCCGTGTCCCGGAAGCTGCCGGACAGGTAGCTCCAAAGCTCGCGCATACGGTGCAGCACCGGCGTATCGCCGCTGTAATCCCGGCGGTAGGCGGCGCAGAGGGCATCGTGGTAGGCCTGCAGCTGCGCGGCGGTGGCCCGCTCGCCGCCCCGGAGACGGCGCAGCAGGGACGGATCATGCTGAAGGCCCCGGCCCAGCATCAGAGGGAGCGCCGGCGCGGCGGCAACATCCGCAGGGGTAAACAGATCGCCGTTATAGCACAGAGGCAGGCGTGTGTTTTCCTGTGTCCAGGCGAACACCTCCCGGTGGATGGCGCCCTTATAAAACTCCGTGCGCAAGCGGGGGTGGACAATGAGCAGGGCGATGGGATAGTCATTGAGAATATCCAGCAGAGCGGGCCACTGAGCGGGATCGTCCCAGCCGATACGGGTCTTGACGGAGATTTTCAGGTTCGGGAGCGCGTCGAAGATGCCGTCCAGCAGCTCTCGCAGCAGGTCACTTTCCCGAAGCAGGCCCGCACCCTTATTTTTGCCCGTAACGGTGCCGGAGGGGCAGCCCAGATTCAAGTTCACCTCACCGTAGCCACGGCTTTGACACTCCTTGGCCGCCCAGATAAAGTATTCGGCCCGATTTGCTAAAATTTGAGGCACCACGGGGAGATCCTGATTATTCTCCGGAGCGATCTCCTGCAGCTCCTTGGTTTGAAACTCGAAATTGGCGTTGGGAGAGAGAAAAGGTGTATAGTAGCGGTCTGCGGCGCCGAACAGGGCGGCGTGGACCTGCCGCCAGCGCCAGCCGGTGAGGCCCTCCATGGGCGCGGCATAATACTCCTGCATGGGCATCCCTCCTTTCGGATCATCTTATCATATTTACGGGCGTCTTGCAATTCCCCGCCGGGTGTGGTACAGTTTGGGGGTGGAAAGCGAGGAGAAACTATGACACTTTTTGAATACTATCTGCAATATATGACGCGCATTTGCGAGGGCAGTCTGGAAGCACCGGAGGGCATTACCCTGACAGAGACGGACGAAGTGCGGCAGGCTATGGAGTTGCAGCAGCAGGTCGGTGCCATGGGCATTCCCGCCTTTGTACGGGTCTGTGCCGCCGCAGCCGGAGACGAGATCCCCCGGGAGGCTTACGACAATTTTTCCATGGACGATGCGCTCTCCGCCGCCCGGGCCCTGACAGAGCAGGCCCGGGAGGAGCCGAAGGAGCCGGAGCAAAAGGAGCCGGACCCGGATGCGGGGAAGCACGCCTTCGAGGTTTTTTTGGACTGCATCGCCCTGGACGACGGACTGGTGCAGTACCTCATCGAGGTACTGAAAAAGAAGGACTGGCAGGAATTTTACAAGCTGAGCCGGATCACCACCAAGCTGGACCTGGACCCCAATGAGTTTCTCTACTGGCTGGGAAACAAGGAGCAGTATGCCCCCCGGGAGGAGCAGGTGTGCGCGGCGGTCATGGACGCGTGCCTGGCCCGGTTGGCGGAGGAAGAGCGGATGGATGTGGCGGCGGCGCTGCTCTCGGGTGACCGGAAAACCTTTGAGCTGTTCCGCTGCGAGGCCCCGGAGCTGCTGCACCTGCCGGAGGCCACCTTTGACTGGTACTGCCGGAACTACCTGGACAGGGACTATCCCCTGCGGATGATCTTGCGGCTGAACGGGGTGGAGTTCCCGGAGAGGCTGGAGTGAAAATTGCATTTTTGGGGCGGGGTGAGCCCCCGCCGGAGGCTGTATTTTCTCTCACGCACATGTCGCGAGAGAAAATGATTTTATTTCTTTGCCGCCTGCGGGCGGCAAACTCTGCGAGGCTTTCTTGACACACTGGGGCGGGGTGAGGACACCCCGCCGTTTTTTCTCAGTAAGGCGTGCGGTGTGCGGGGTGATATGGCTTCGCTATGGCAGGAGGAATATAGTTTGAGGCCTATATTCTTTGGAATAGGCGGCTTTTCCCCGGAAAAAGGGGTTGCATTTTTCGATAGGTGTGGTATACTGCCATCTGTCACACAAATATGAAAAAGATGATTTTTGTGAGGTGAGGTCATGCCCCAGGGCAAGCATATTTTGGGCCGGGCCCCTACCCGGCGGGTATTCGGCACCGCCAAGGTGGGTGACCGGGGTCAAATCGTGATCCCCAAGGAGGCCCGGGAGTTCTTTCATATTCGGCCTGGGGACACGCTGCTGATTTTAGGCAGCGAGAGCCAGGGATTGGTGGTCTCCCGGCCGGAGGTATTGGACCGGGTGGCCCAGGAAATTCTGCAAAACACGGAGGACAGTGAATCATGATGAACGAAATGTATCGGCAGTTGGGGGTCTCCCAGGCCGTTTATGAATTTGGCGAGAGTATTCTCGGAGGGCTTACGGAGCGGTTCCGGGAGATCGACGCGGTGGCGGAGTACAACCAGTGCAAGGTGCTTGCCGCCATGCAGAAAAACCGGGTCAACGCCACCCATTTCGCAGCCACCACCGGCTACGGCTACGACGACGAGGGCCGGGACAACCTGGAGCGGGTTTACGCCGACTGCTTTCACACGGAGGCGGCCCTGGTGCGGCCCCAGATCACCTGCGGCACCCATGCCCTCACCGTGGCCCTCAGCGCCAATCTGCGGCCCGGGGACGAGCTTTTAAGCCCTGTGGGGCGGCCCTACGACACATTGGAAGAGGTCATCGGCATCCGACCCTCCCCCTGCTCCCTGGCAGAGTACGGCGTAAGCTACCGGGAGGTAGAGCTGCTGCCTGACGGCACCTTTGACTACGAGGGTATTCACCGGGCCATTACGGAGAAAACCAGGCTCATCACCATCCAGCGCTCTAAGGGATATGCCACAAGACCCACCTTTTCCGTGGAACAGATCGGGGAGCTGATCGCATTTTGCAAAAAATGCAAGCCCGATGTGCTCTGCATGGTGGATAACTGCTACGGCGAGTTTGTGGAGATGCGGGAGCCCTCAGACCTGGGGGCGGACATGATCGTAGGGAGCCTCATTAAGAATCCCGGGGGCGGCCTGGCCCCCATCGGCGGCTACATCTGCGGCACCAGGGAATGCGTGGACCGCTGCGCGTATCGGCTCAGCGCACCGGGCCTTGGGCAGGAGGTGGGCGCAAATCTGGGGCTGATGCCCGCCTTTTACCAGGGGCTGTTCCTCTCGCCCACGGTGGTGGCCTCGGCGGTGAAGAGCGCTGTATTTGCCGCCGCCTGCTACGAAAAGCTGGGCTTCCGGGTGGTGCCCGGCTCTGGCGAGAGTCGACACGACATCATTCAGGCCGTGGAGCTGGGCAGCAAGGAGGCCATGGTGGCCTTCTGCAAGGGTATCCAGTCCGCCGCCGCCGTGGACAGCTATGTGACCCCGGAGCCCTGGGCTATGCCCGGCTATGAGAGCGAGGTCATTATGGCCGCCGGAGCCTTCGTCCAGGGCAGCTCCATTGAGCTTTCCGCCGACGGGCCCATCCGCCCCCCCTACGCGGTCTACTTCCAGGGCGGTCTCACCTGGTTTCACGGCAAGCTGGGCATCCTTTTGAGTATGCAAAAGCTGGCGGACACCGGAATCATTAAGCTTTGATATTTAATATAATAATATAATAAGGAGTATTTTCATCTATGTGGTTTTGGTTTTCTGTGATCGCGCTTCTGTTTTGGAGCGGATCGGATCTGTTTTCTAAAATCGGCTGCCGGGATGCCGACGACAAGTACGCCCACCTGAAAATGGTCATGGCCGTGGGCGTGGTCATGGGTCTGCACGCGGCT from Vescimonas fastidiosa includes:
- a CDS encoding tRNA dihydrouridine synthase, translated to MQEYYAAPMEGLTGWRWRQVHAALFGAADRYYTPFLSPNANFEFQTKELQEIAPENNQDLPVVPQILANRAEYFIWAAKECQSRGYGEVNLNLGCPSGTVTGKNKGAGLLRESDLLRELLDGIFDALPNLKISVKTRIGWDDPAQWPALLDILNDYPIALLIVHPRLRTEFYKGAIHREVFAWTQENTRLPLCYNGDLFTPADVAAAPALPLMLGRGLQHDPSLLRRLRGGERATAAQLQAYHDALCAAYRRDYSGDTPVLHRMRELWSYLSGSFRDTDAFLRAVRKARTLSAYDQAARAFFAQARLSEE
- a CDS encoding AbrB/MazE/SpoVT family DNA-binding domain-containing protein, which produces MPQGKHILGRAPTRRVFGTAKVGDRGQIVIPKEAREFFHIRPGDTLLILGSESQGLVVSRPEVLDRVAQEILQNTEDSES
- a CDS encoding methionine gamma-lyase family protein; this encodes MNEMYRQLGVSQAVYEFGESILGGLTERFREIDAVAEYNQCKVLAAMQKNRVNATHFAATTGYGYDDEGRDNLERVYADCFHTEAALVRPQITCGTHALTVALSANLRPGDELLSPVGRPYDTLEEVIGIRPSPCSLAEYGVSYREVELLPDGTFDYEGIHRAITEKTRLITIQRSKGYATRPTFSVEQIGELIAFCKKCKPDVLCMVDNCYGEFVEMREPSDLGADMIVGSLIKNPGGGLAPIGGYICGTRECVDRCAYRLSAPGLGQEVGANLGLMPAFYQGLFLSPTVVASAVKSAVFAAACYEKLGFRVVPGSGESRHDIIQAVELGSKEAMVAFCKGIQSAAAVDSYVTPEPWAMPGYESEVIMAAGAFVQGSSIELSADGPIRPPYAVYFQGGLTWFHGKLGILLSMQKLADTGIIKL